Sequence from the Ziziphus jujuba cultivar Dongzao chromosome 9, ASM3175591v1 genome:
AAGAGCACCTTCAAAACAGGAAAGATGAAGGCCGTGATTTTTTAGACGAAATGGTTTCATCCATGGCTGATGATGATGCTTCCATTTATGGATACAAGACCCAAAATGTCATCAAGGCAACAGCACTGGTATGTTTGCCTCTACTTCAAGGAATATTTGCTGCAAaatgtttctctttttgttaTTACTTTATATGTTCACGTATATATGCATGGTGTTTTATGCTGCGAAAGCTGCTACAATGAATTTGTTAATTCTGTGCGTATTTGATATTTCATCCCCACGATTTTCCCATTCACATCTACCATCAAAACACTTCTGCTCCACATCTTAGGACTTTTATCTTAAGACTTTTACTTTTTTAGTGTTTTGGTTTACAAAAAGAGGGTCGAGACTTTGAAAAATCAACAGTTACAAAAGGTAACTAATTTTCTACCAAAGTAGACATCCATGTAGCAGAGGATGCTGATGGATATATACATAGAGACCTTATAATGAGCTTGCATGTTGCCCATCATGTGGTGAGCGCGAGCGTGAGACACTTTCAAGCCCATTTTATTTGGTGTGATTGAATATGGTTAAATGTCCATTCTAATgaatgtagaaaaaaaaaaaatttagaaacaaacaaaagcaaGCTAAAACCAGCTTAAAAACAAAGCAAAGCAAACTTTTTCTCACAAGTTACTCTGTCCTCCAAAAAGCTGTGCGTTGACCGCTTTACAGCTCAGTTAAAGCCAGCTCATCAAAGCTATGCGTTTTGATTTTCTCCAATAATAAGGGTGCATATGCCGAACATAGCtggactctatatatatatatatatatctagtatttccccttatttatttatttattttattttatttttttatgaaagaatATCTCCTTATTATTGTATAATGTCACTACCTTCTTTGACTGATATTCAGTATTGCTCAACTGCCTCGGCCACAAATTGTGTTATGCAGAATCTAATCATAGCCAGTACAGATTCCACATATCTGACCTTAGTTTGGGCACTTTCACTGCTACTGAACCATATCCAGGTCCTGAAAACAGTACAAGAAGAGCTGGACATTCATGTAGGAAAAGAAAGGTGGGTGGAAGAAGCAGACCTAAAGAATCTGGTCTACCTCCAAGCCATCGTCAAGGAAACACTACGATTATACCCTCCTGGTCCCCTCTCGGTACCACACGAATCCATGGAAGATTGCTACGTTTCAGGTTATCACATCCCAAAAGGAACAAGATTGTTGGTCAACATATGGAAGCTGCACCGTGACCCACGAGTTTGGAAATCAGACAACCCTGAGGAGTTCAAACCAGAGAGATTTCTGAGTGTGCATGCAGATTTAGATGTACGAGGTCAGAAGAACTTTGAGTATATACCATTTGGTTCAGGTAGAAGATCATGCCCTGGAATTTCATCTGCCATGCAAATGGTTCCTTTAATTCTGGGCCGTCTTCTTCAGGGCTTCAACATTCATACACCCATGAATGAACCAGTTGACATGACTGAAGGCCAAGGCCTGACCATGGCTAAGGCTAAACCGCTGCTTGTAATGCTTAATCCTCGTCTTTCAAATGTACTGTATTAATTAGCCTTTGGTTAAATTAAGGGGAATAAATAATGTATCAAAAAGCGTATTGTAATGCTTAATATAACTTTTCTaatgaatataaaatgaaaaatcagtTTACAAAAATTACTATCTCTGTACAttatttactttgtttttttttttttttttgggtctatgTTGAAaaatatggtattaattatatgtaACATGAAGATTTTCATGTTACATAAGGATTTGAggaattttttgacaaattgttCTTaccttttatcaattttttttttttatatgatgaATAGAtgcttattttttataaatagttaTAATGGAGGAATTTTCCAATACGTATTTTGATTTGGTACACATAACAAAATGCCATATGCATTATTAAGTATatgtcaagaaaaaagaaaatccaaatcAGCGTTAGTCTTTTACACTGCTAGTTGccactttctttattttatttttttatttgttctataGGCTATACACTTTGTCTTGGACATATATCATGGTCTCCACCACCAACAACTTTTTCTCAATCTTGTGGGTGGTTCTCTAATATATGTGAAACCCATATAATAAATTATGCTATTAAAATAACAAGATGATATTGAGtgaaaaataatagaaacaaGATTGTTTGTGATGAAGCAGTCATGGAAAATACATTATGAACTGCCATCAATAAAAGATGAAGGTTTTCTACAAATTTGCAGTGGGGGTGTTGAGTTTTTGACCGTCGTTTATGGAGTTATATATTTCGTTGTTAAAGTTAGATCCTTcatattttcccaaaaaaaaaaattttaaaaaaatgatcagGTCCTTTATTGGTGtcttaaaaaaaagggaataaaaattaaaaaattcataa
This genomic interval carries:
- the LOC107426595 gene encoding xanthotoxin 5-hydroxylase CYP82C4 isoform X1, with amino-acid sequence MEMSSHLQAIGSLFAFLLLYKIWISIRSHHDKSKENKLPEPKGWWPLIGHLHLLRGDVPAFRTLAAIADKNGPIFRIQLGTKQAIVVSSWETVKECFSPANDKVFLTRPASAASRYLGYGNAFFGLTTDVKYWRHIRRIANVQVLSNRRLQLLKDARASEVEACIKHLHSVCCESNNVVDIGRWFSTVVLNIIVRMVASKRYSNDEKDEESKRFIQAIHEFMHLSGVLVVSDVIPGIEWLDLLGHIASMKCIAKELDEIISSWLEEHLQNRKDEGRDFLDEMVSSMADDDASIYGYKTQNVIKATALYCSTASATNCVMQNLIIASTDSTYLTLVWALSLLLNHIQVLKTVQEELDIHVGKERWVEEADLKNLVYLQAIVKETLRLYPPGPLSVPHESMEDCYVSGYHIPKGTRLLVNIWKLHRDPRVWKSDNPEEFKPERFLSVHADLDVRGQKNFEYIPFGSGRRSCPGISSAMQMVPLILGRLLQGFNIHTPMNEPVDMTEGQGLTMAKAKPLLVMLNPRLSNVLY